A section of the Pseudomonas tritici genome encodes:
- a CDS encoding DNA-3-methyladenine glycosylase I: MPRCFWCSEDPLYMAYHDQEWGTPLRDAQGLFELLLLEGFQAGLSWITVLRKREHYRKVLFGFDAQRLAQLSDGEIEALMQDPGIVRNRLKLNATRRNAAAWLELDDPAGLLWSFVGGKPKVNHFKDRSEVPAITPEAEAMSKALKKAGFTFVGPTICYAFMQASGMVMDHTQDCDRYADLANAG, encoded by the coding sequence ATGCCACGCTGCTTTTGGTGTTCTGAAGATCCGCTGTACATGGCTTATCACGATCAGGAGTGGGGAACGCCGCTGCGCGATGCGCAGGGTTTGTTCGAGTTGCTTTTGCTCGAAGGGTTCCAGGCGGGCCTGTCCTGGATCACCGTTTTACGCAAACGCGAGCATTATCGAAAGGTCTTGTTCGGGTTTGATGCGCAACGGTTGGCGCAGTTGAGCGATGGCGAGATCGAAGCCCTGATGCAGGATCCTGGCATCGTGCGCAATCGACTCAAGCTCAACGCCACTCGACGCAACGCTGCGGCCTGGCTGGAATTGGACGACCCAGCGGGGTTGCTCTGGTCGTTTGTCGGCGGCAAACCCAAGGTCAATCATTTCAAGGACCGCAGTGAAGTCCCGGCGATCACGCCCGAGGCCGAAGCCATGAGCAAAGCCCTGAAAAAAGCCGGCTTCACCTTTGTCGGGCCAACCATTTGCTACGCGTTCATGCAGGCTTCGGGGATGGTCATGGACCACACTCAGGACTGCGACCGCTACGCGGACTTGGCCAACGCCGGTTAG